TAAAAATAAATCCTTAGGATTCTTATAAAATGGATTTTCTCTATAGATACCACTTGGAATGGTGAATCTAAAATATGGCTTTAATTGTGGCACTAATATAATATTTAGCTTTTTAAAATTAAATCTAAAGCCATCATCTAAAAATACAGCCTTAGCACCTAGTTCTTTTGCTTTTAAGATTCCTAATTTTCTATTTTTACACACTATCACACTTGCGTTTGGAAGACTTAATGCAAGCATATAAGCCTCATCACCACTTGCTTCTTGACTTGCTTGTATATTTCCATTTTGACTTACGACAATAAGCCCTTTGCTCTTCCTTTTATATCCTCTAGATACAATTGCTATATTTTCATATTCCTTTGCTAGTTCTTGCAATACAGGCGTCTTACCGCTACCGCCTGCTACTAGATTCCCAATGCTTATAATTGGGATCTTAAAATCTATATATTTTTGAAATTTTCGCCTTAATGTCGCTGCTATAAAATATAAAATTGATATTGGAAGAAGCAAAATACTTAAAACTATTTGATAAAAGTTAGGATTATAAAAATAACTATCAATAAATCTCATTTAAATCAAACCTTTGCGATTTTTGGCATTTTGCTTTTAAATCTATTATTTTTAATCCTATTTTGAATAGATTCTATAAATTCTCTTTCAAAGCCTTTTTTTAATAGATGTTTTTTACTCAAATTAGAATCTATTTGCACTAATAGCTTATCAATCATCTCGTAGCTATATCCTAAATCATATTCATCGCTTTGACCTTCAAATAAATCTGCTGATGGTTTTTTATCGATGATATATTTTGGGATTCCAATATGTTTTGCAATCTCAAAAATCTCACTCTTATAAATATTTCCAATAGGATTTATTGCACAAGCCATATCTCCATACAATGTGCCATATCCAAGCATTAATTCACTTTTATTACTCGTGCCAATTACAAGTGCATTATGTAAATAAGATTTATCATATAAAATTGCCATACGAATTCTAGCTATAAAATTGCCAATTCTATGCAAATCTTTAGAATCCTCTTTTAAATGTGATATAGAAGCAAAATCATCTTGAAACTTGCCAATATCTATCACTTCATAATAAAGCCCAATTGACTTAGCAAAATTTATTGCATCATCTGTATTTTTTGGATTAGAAAAGGTTGAGGGCATAATAAAAGCTCTTGCTTTCTTTTTAAATACTTTATTGCAAAAATATCCAACAACAGCACTATCAATACCGCCACTAAGCCCAAAAACAATACTATTAAATCCTCTTTTTTTACTCTCTTTTAAAAGAAATTTTTCTATTTTTTCAATCTTTTTTTGCAAAATTTACTCCCAAAAATTACTAGAAATGGCTTTGGCTAGATTCTAATAATATTTTTATTTAATTACACTAATAAATGCCTATCTTTACTATAATAACAAAATGAAAGATTTAATTTTACAATTCTTACCATATATAAAAGGGCATAAATACAAATTCATTGCAGCAATTGGTGCTGGGATTGTTACTGCACTTTGCACAGCATTTATTGCATATCTTGTAAAACCTGTGCTTGATGATGTCTTTAGTGCAAAAAATGCTTTTATGCTAGTTATTTTACCAATAGTTGTAATTATTGCCTATTTTGGCAAAAGCACTGGAATGTATATTCAATCATATTTGATGAATTATATAGGGCTTGATATAGTAAGACAAATAAGAAATGAATTGCTAGAGCATATTTTATCGCTTGAAATTGATTTCTTTAATAAAATGAGAAATGGTGAGCTTATCGCAAGGATCACAAATGATATAGAGGCAGTAAGAAATGCTGTATCAAATTATATTGGTGATTTTGCAAGGGAAAGTGTTACTTTTATCGCACTTATTTTTGTAATTATATATCAAAGCCCAAAAATGGCAATATTTGGAATAATTATCATGGGGCTTTCTATGATTCCAGTAAATATTATCGCTAAAAAAATTAAAAATCGCTCCAAAGCCTCAATGGAGCAAAATTCAGATATTACATCAAAATTAAATGAAATTTTTAATAATGCAGAATTAATAAAAGCAAGTAATAGCGAAAACATAGAAACTAAATATTTCAAAGAAGCAAATTTTAAATTTTTTAGAATCAATATGAAAGTAGTCCAGCAAAATCAATTAGTCAATCCACTTATGGAATTTCTAGGAGCAATAATTATTGCAATCATAATATACATAGGTGGAAATGAAGTAATAAATGATAGAATGACTACAGGGGAGTTTTTTTCATTTATTACAGCACTTTTTATGGCATATACTCCACTAAAAAAACTCACATCAATATATACAGGCGTGCAAGGTGCGGTTGCCGCTGGAAATAGAATAATAGAGATATTACATAGAGAACCAACAATAAAAGATGGAACAAAACTAATAAATAAAAATATAGAATCTATCAAATTTAGTAATGTTAGCTTGTATTATGGTGATATTTTGGCACTACAAAATATAGATATAGATTTTAAATATAATGAAATTGTAGTGCTAAAGGGTAAAAGCGGAAGCGGCAAAAGCTCTATTGTAAATCTCATACTTAGATTATACACTCCAACAAGTGGAAATATTACGATTAATAACACACCAATAAAAGAATACACACAAAAAAGTATATGCGATAATATAGCTATTGTTACGCAAAGAATATTTATATTTAATGATAGTATCGCAGCAAATGTTGCATATGGGCAAGAAGTAGATGAAAATAAAATCATAGATGCACTAAAACAAAGTTTTGCATATGATTTTGTAAAAAAACTACCAGATGGAATCTATACAAAACTAGATGAATATGGTGCAAATTTAAGTGGAGGACAAAGGCAGAGAATTGCAATTGCAAGGGCAATATACAGGAATCCTAAAGTATTAATCTTTGATGAGGCAACAAGTGCGCTTGATAAAAATACCGAAGATTCTATAAAAAATACAATTGAGCTAATTAAAAAAGATAAAATCATAATAATAATAGCTCACAGACCAAGCACAATGGAATTAGCAAATAAAATCATAGAAATAGAAAATGGCAAAATAATAAATAAAATAGCTATTTCCAAGTAGCAAGAAGATTCTTACTACAATAAGAAGAATTTTTAAAATAGAGTGATTTTATGATACTTAAAAAGCCATCAAATGATTTATCAAAATCATCATTAATAATAATAAAATCAAATTTATCAATTGCTTGCATTTCATTGTAAGCAAGGCTTAAACGAGTATCAATACTCTCCATACTATCTAATGCCCTGCTTTTTAGTCGTTGCTCCAATGTCGCCTTATTTGGTGTTGTTATAAATATAGATGTGGCATTTGGATAAAACCCTTTAATGGATTCTTGACCTTGAATATCAACATCAAATAATACTATTTTACCTTCTTTTAGTGCATTATCTACTTGTATTTTCTGAGTGCCATAATAATTATTATGAACCCTAGCCCATTCTAAAAAAAGATTATTTTTGATACCACTTTCAAATTCTTCTTGTGAAATAAAATGATAATGCACTCCATCTATCTCGCCATCTCTTTTAGCTCTTGTTGTAGATGATATAGAAAAATAAATATTATCAACTTGTTTAAATAATCTATCACATAAGCTTGATTTTCCTGCACCGCTTGGACCAGATATAATGATGATATTAGAA
Above is a window of Helicobacter sp. MIT 99-5507 DNA encoding:
- a CDS encoding tetraacyldisaccharide 4'-kinase; the protein is MRFIDSYFYNPNFYQIVLSILLLPISILYFIAATLRRKFQKYIDFKIPIISIGNLVAGGSGKTPVLQELAKEYENIAIVSRGYKRKSKGLIVVSQNGNIQASQEASGDEAYMLALSLPNASVIVCKNRKLGILKAKELGAKAVFLDDGFRFNFKKLNIILVPQLKPYFRFTIPSGIYRENPFYKNPKDLFLKEGIDYKREVTIQNQTKKMLLVTAIANPSRLDSFLPSNIVGKITLSDHARFDLESIKKEYERLNATSLLVTKKDLVKLSNCKLPLSILALQIKIDDCIKDKIKIYIDSFNT
- a CDS encoding NAD+ synthase, which translates into the protein MQKKIEKIEKFLLKESKKRGFNSIVFGLSGGIDSAVVGYFCNKVFKKKARAFIMPSTFSNPKNTDDAINFAKSIGLYYEVIDIGKFQDDFASISHLKEDSKDLHRIGNFIARIRMAILYDKSYLHNALVIGTSNKSELMLGYGTLYGDMACAINPIGNIYKSEIFEIAKHIGIPKYIIDKKPSADLFEGQSDEYDLGYSYEMIDKLLVQIDSNLSKKHLLKKGFEREFIESIQNRIKNNRFKSKMPKIAKV
- a CDS encoding ABC transporter ATP-binding protein, yielding MKDLILQFLPYIKGHKYKFIAAIGAGIVTALCTAFIAYLVKPVLDDVFSAKNAFMLVILPIVVIIAYFGKSTGMYIQSYLMNYIGLDIVRQIRNELLEHILSLEIDFFNKMRNGELIARITNDIEAVRNAVSNYIGDFARESVTFIALIFVIIYQSPKMAIFGIIIMGLSMIPVNIIAKKIKNRSKASMEQNSDITSKLNEIFNNAELIKASNSENIETKYFKEANFKFFRINMKVVQQNQLVNPLMEFLGAIIIAIIIYIGGNEVINDRMTTGEFFSFITALFMAYTPLKKLTSIYTGVQGAVAAGNRIIEILHREPTIKDGTKLINKNIESIKFSNVSLYYGDILALQNIDIDFKYNEIVVLKGKSGSGKSSIVNLILRLYTPTSGNITINNTPIKEYTQKSICDNIAIVTQRIFIFNDSIAANVAYGQEVDENKIIDALKQSFAYDFVKKLPDGIYTKLDEYGANLSGGQRQRIAIARAIYRNPKVLIFDEATSALDKNTEDSIKNTIELIKKDKIIIIIAHRPSTMELANKIIEIENGKIINKIAISK
- the gmk gene encoding guanylate kinase; amino-acid sequence: MIKDSNIIIISGPSGAGKSSLCDRLFKQVDNIYFSISSTTRAKRDGEIDGVHYHFISQEEFESGIKNNLFLEWARVHNNYYGTQKIQVDNALKEGKIVLFDVDIQGQESIKGFYPNATSIFITTPNKATLEQRLKSRALDSMESIDTRLSLAYNEMQAIDKFDFIIINDDFDKSFDGFLSIIKSLYFKNSSYCSKNLLATWK